In Hymenobacter sublimis, a single genomic region encodes these proteins:
- a CDS encoding SusC/RagA family TonB-linked outer membrane protein, giving the protein MKHPYLAKLALPLLCAGVSVSSAYAQGIGTVSGRVLDEKGEGMPGVTVLIEGTSLGGSTNSDGSFSIQNVPSGPHTLVMSFVGYTTKRQPINVTAGQNTAVENLSLAENTTLLNEAVVIGYGTQRKQDLTGAVEQVSERQFVKGQVTNPEQLVQGKVAGLQVTTGGGAPGAGSSIRIRGGSSLTASNDPLIVIDGVPVDNRGLSGTSNPLSLINPNDIESISVLKDASSTAIYGSRASNGVILITTKKGLQGEKLRVNVSSQNSVSKARNEVDVLNASELRAVVASIGNAQQKTLVGNASTNWQNEIFRTAQTTDNNVSISGSAGKVPFRVSGGYLDQEGLLLRNDLKRYTGSVGLNPVLLDGSLRVNVNVKGSIVDNNFSNQGAVGAAVYANPTFPVYNGSIYGGYTEVLDPNNPSNLNTLATRNPLGLINQRRDRSTVKRSIGNIQLDYKLPFLEGLSANLNLGYDIQRGRGTVFVPVQAASDFNRVVTVNGATVGQGGVNNEYAQDKNNKLLEAYLSYGRQFGVGRLDLLAGHSYQSFEDKNYVFADRIASGEVYTAAPTLLNGQNFRDPRYVLVSFFGRANYNINDKYLLTATMRADGSSRFLESNRWGYFPSAAAAWRIKGEDFLKNSTAISELKLRVGYGQTGQQDIGDIYPYLARYTPSEASAQYQFGDEFTNTLRAAAYDRNIKWETSTTYNAGLDYGFLDGRISGAIDVYHRKTDDLLNNVFIPALANLSNKLTTNVGSLENNGIEGSVNVDVVRGEKLNWTLNANATAYRVKITQLTNASDPSYLGDETGGISGGVGNNIQINSVGYQPNAFYVFQQVYGADGKPLEGVYVDRNGDGVVNVNDRYRYQSPAPRVSLGFGSNLNYGKASLAFTLRSNIDNYVYNNVRSQAFFPVGASNGVLGNFNRELLVSNFTTSQLQSDYYIENASFLRMENLTVGYNLGSIYNDKANVNLSFAVQNLFVITDYKGLDPEIFGGIDNNIYPRPRTFTLGLNIGF; this is encoded by the coding sequence ATGAAACACCCCTATCTAGCGAAACTGGCGCTGCCTCTCCTGTGCGCAGGTGTAAGCGTGAGCAGCGCATATGCGCAGGGAATCGGGACGGTGAGTGGCCGCGTACTCGATGAGAAGGGCGAAGGCATGCCCGGCGTTACGGTCCTGATTGAGGGTACCTCCCTGGGAGGCTCCACGAACTCCGACGGTTCCTTCTCTATCCAGAACGTTCCCTCGGGCCCCCACACCCTGGTAATGTCGTTCGTGGGTTACACCACCAAGCGGCAGCCGATCAATGTGACTGCAGGCCAAAACACTGCCGTTGAAAACCTATCGTTGGCTGAAAATACTACCCTTCTAAATGAGGCAGTAGTTATTGGTTACGGCACTCAGCGCAAGCAAGATCTGACGGGCGCTGTAGAGCAGGTATCGGAACGCCAGTTTGTAAAGGGCCAGGTAACGAACCCCGAGCAGTTAGTACAAGGTAAAGTAGCGGGCTTGCAGGTAACCACCGGCGGTGGTGCCCCAGGCGCCGGCTCCAGCATCCGCATCCGCGGGGGCTCGTCGCTGACCGCTTCAAACGATCCGCTGATTGTAATTGACGGGGTACCGGTAGACAACCGGGGTCTTTCTGGTACGTCCAACCCTTTGTCGCTGATCAACCCCAATGACATTGAGAGCATTTCGGTGCTGAAAGACGCTTCCTCCACGGCCATCTATGGCTCGCGGGCCTCGAACGGCGTTATTTTGATTACAACCAAAAAAGGCCTGCAGGGCGAAAAGCTTCGCGTAAACGTTAGCTCACAGAACTCCGTTTCGAAAGCTCGCAATGAGGTCGATGTGTTGAATGCCTCCGAACTGCGCGCTGTGGTGGCCTCAATTGGCAACGCTCAGCAAAAAACGCTGGTAGGCAACGCCAGCACCAACTGGCAGAACGAAATCTTCCGCACAGCCCAAACTACTGATAATAACGTCAGCATCTCGGGCTCGGCAGGCAAAGTGCCGTTCCGTGTTTCTGGAGGCTACCTGGATCAGGAAGGCCTACTATTACGTAACGATTTGAAGCGCTACACGGGCTCCGTTGGCTTGAACCCGGTGCTGCTCGATGGCAGCCTGCGCGTGAATGTCAATGTGAAAGGTTCTATAGTTGACAACAACTTTTCGAACCAGGGCGCTGTTGGCGCAGCCGTGTATGCTAACCCCACGTTTCCGGTTTACAACGGCAGCATCTACGGTGGCTACACGGAGGTACTGGACCCCAACAATCCTAGCAACCTGAATACGCTGGCTACCCGCAACCCGCTGGGCCTTATCAACCAGCGCCGCGACCGGAGCACCGTAAAGCGCAGCATTGGTAACATTCAGCTGGACTACAAGCTTCCCTTCCTGGAAGGCCTAAGCGCTAACCTGAATCTAGGCTATGATATTCAGCGAGGCCGAGGTACGGTATTCGTGCCAGTACAGGCCGCCTCTGACTTTAACCGGGTAGTAACCGTGAACGGCGCTACGGTTGGTCAGGGTGGCGTAAATAATGAGTACGCCCAGGACAAGAATAACAAGCTGTTGGAAGCTTACCTGAGCTACGGTCGTCAGTTTGGTGTCGGCCGCCTGGATCTGCTGGCAGGCCACTCCTACCAGAGCTTCGAGGATAAGAACTACGTGTTTGCTGACCGGATTGCTAGCGGCGAAGTATACACCGCAGCTCCTACCCTACTCAACGGCCAAAACTTTCGCGACCCACGCTACGTGCTGGTATCGTTCTTCGGCCGGGCGAATTACAACATCAACGACAAGTACCTGTTGACGGCTACCATGCGCGCCGACGGTTCTTCGCGCTTCTTGGAAAGCAACCGCTGGGGCTACTTCCCTTCGGCCGCCGCGGCTTGGCGCATTAAAGGAGAAGATTTCCTGAAAAACTCTACCGCCATTTCTGAACTGAAGCTGCGCGTGGGGTACGGCCAGACCGGCCAGCAAGACATCGGGGACATTTACCCTTACCTAGCGCGCTATACCCCCAGCGAGGCGTCGGCTCAGTACCAGTTTGGGGATGAGTTTACGAACACGTTACGGGCTGCAGCCTATGATCGTAACATCAAGTGGGAAACTTCCACTACCTACAATGCCGGTCTGGACTACGGCTTCCTGGACGGCCGAATTTCGGGTGCTATTGATGTGTACCATCGCAAAACCGATGACCTGCTGAACAACGTATTTATTCCGGCTCTAGCCAACCTCTCTAATAAGCTGACGACCAACGTTGGTTCGCTGGAGAACAATGGTATTGAGGGCTCGGTAAACGTAGATGTTGTTCGGGGCGAAAAGCTCAACTGGACCCTGAACGCCAATGCTACGGCGTACCGCGTGAAAATCACTCAGCTAACTAACGCCTCTGACCCCTCCTATCTGGGCGACGAAACCGGTGGTATTTCGGGTGGTGTGGGCAACAACATTCAAATCAACTCGGTGGGCTACCAGCCAAATGCCTTCTACGTTTTCCAGCAGGTATATGGCGCTGATGGCAAGCCGTTGGAAGGAGTATACGTGGACCGCAACGGAGACGGGGTTGTGAATGTTAACGACCGGTACCGTTACCAGTCGCCAGCTCCACGGGTAAGCTTAGGCTTCGGTTCCAACCTGAACTACGGTAAGGCCAGCTTGGCCTTCACGCTGCGCTCAAACATTGATAACTACGTTTATAACAACGTTCGTTCGCAGGCTTTCTTCCCAGTTGGTGCCTCCAATGGGGTATTGGGCAACTTCAACCGCGAGCTGCTGGTATCGAATTTCACTACCTCCCAGCTGCAGTCGGATTATTACATTGAGAATGCTTCGTTCCTACGGATGGAGAACCTAACGGTAGGATACAACCTGGGCAGTATTTACAATGACAAAGCGAACGTGAACTTGTCTTTTGCTGTTCAGAACTTGTTCGTAATCACCGACTACAAAGGGCTTGATCCTGAAATATTTGGTGGTATCGATAACAACATTTATCCCCGTCCGCGCACCTTCACTCTCGGGCTGAACATCGGCTTCTAA